From a single Hymenobacter sp. YIM 151500-1 genomic region:
- a CDS encoding M61 family metallopeptidase yields the protein MIHYHVSCENPLSFYVQIQMTFEVAKGTAEAVELQLPAWRPGRYELQNFAQKLQHVVLEDASTGEALPSRKITKDRWQLTGAQGRTVRVRYNFYAHQMDAGGSWVDETQLYLNPVQGFMYVEGRQQEACQVTLDLPEGWQLACGLPQSGPNILQAQSFDHLADSPLIASPTLQYRNYEVDGLPFYIWIQGECPVDWTRLVADFRAFSQEQLSLFGSFPARDYHFLNQILPYKHYHGVEHLNSTVIVLGPAELLMSEGLYKELLGVSCHELFHAWNIKSIRPAEMQPYDYARENYFRTCFIAEGITTYYGEYLLARAGVRTAEQYFAELNTVLRKHYDDYGRFHLSVADASMDLWLDGYKPGVPDRKVSVYHKGALVALLLDLTLRQLSQHQRSLDDVMRRLWTEFGQTGTGYTEDDYIRLVKEVAGRDMQAYFDKFIYGTAPLEEPLNRVLGFVGCRLVVEENPSVAEGVYGFRTVVKNERTEVTDILPDAPAALSLTVDDEIVAVNGRRVDQNLHALLSDGSPQHEVTVFRQNRLLTVPLVADPAHRFWSKITVQKLPVATPEQQASFRQWLQQDF from the coding sequence ATGATCCACTACCACGTTTCCTGCGAGAACCCGCTCTCGTTCTACGTTCAAATTCAGATGACCTTCGAGGTGGCTAAGGGCACGGCCGAAGCCGTGGAGCTGCAACTGCCGGCGTGGCGGCCGGGGCGGTACGAGCTGCAAAACTTTGCCCAGAAGCTCCAGCACGTGGTACTGGAAGATGCCAGCACGGGTGAGGCCCTGCCCAGCCGCAAAATCACGAAGGACCGGTGGCAGCTCACGGGCGCCCAGGGCCGCACGGTGCGGGTGCGCTACAACTTCTACGCCCACCAGATGGACGCCGGTGGCTCCTGGGTTGATGAAACCCAGCTCTATCTGAATCCGGTGCAAGGCTTTATGTACGTGGAGGGCCGCCAGCAGGAAGCCTGCCAGGTGACGCTGGACCTGCCCGAGGGCTGGCAGCTGGCCTGTGGCCTGCCTCAGAGCGGCCCTAACATTTTGCAAGCCCAGAGCTTCGATCATTTGGCCGACTCGCCCCTGATTGCCAGCCCCACTTTGCAGTACCGCAACTACGAGGTGGATGGGCTGCCTTTCTACATCTGGATTCAGGGCGAGTGCCCGGTGGACTGGACCCGGCTGGTGGCCGACTTCCGGGCGTTTTCGCAGGAGCAGCTGTCCTTGTTCGGCTCGTTTCCGGCCCGCGACTACCACTTCCTGAACCAGATTCTGCCCTACAAGCACTACCACGGCGTGGAACACCTCAACTCCACGGTAATTGTGCTGGGCCCGGCCGAGCTGCTGATGAGCGAAGGGCTGTACAAGGAGCTGCTGGGCGTGAGCTGCCACGAGCTGTTCCATGCCTGGAACATCAAGAGCATCCGGCCGGCCGAGATGCAGCCCTATGACTACGCCCGCGAAAATTATTTCCGCACCTGCTTTATTGCCGAGGGCATTACGACCTACTACGGCGAATACCTGCTGGCCCGCGCCGGGGTGCGCACCGCCGAACAGTACTTTGCCGAGCTGAACACCGTGCTGCGCAAGCACTACGACGACTACGGCCGCTTTCACTTGTCGGTGGCCGATGCCTCGATGGACCTATGGCTGGATGGCTACAAGCCCGGCGTACCCGACCGGAAAGTGTCCGTCTACCACAAAGGAGCCCTGGTAGCCCTGCTGCTGGACCTGACGCTGCGCCAGCTTTCCCAGCACCAGCGCAGCCTCGACGACGTGATGCGCCGCCTCTGGACTGAGTTCGGCCAGACCGGCACTGGGTACACCGAGGACGACTACATCCGCCTGGTAAAGGAGGTAGCCGGGCGCGACATGCAGGCTTATTTCGACAAGTTCATCTACGGCACGGCCCCGCTGGAAGAACCCCTCAACCGGGTACTGGGCTTCGTGGGCTGCCGCCTGGTGGTGGAAGAAAACCCCTCGGTGGCCGAAGGCGTGTACGGCTTCCGGACGGTGGTAAAGAACGAGCGGACCGAGGTAACCGACATCCTGCCCGACGCCCCGGCGGCCCTAAGCCTGACCGTGGACGACGAAATCGTGGCCGTAAACGGGCGGCGCGTAGACCAGAACTTGCACGCTTTGCTCAGCGACGGTAGCCCCCAGCACGAAGTGACGGTGTTTCGGCAGAACCGTCTGCTCACCGTGCCCTTGGTGGCCGACCCGGCCCACCGCTTCTGGTCGAAAATTACGGTGCAAAAATTGCCCGTAGCCACGCCCGAGCAGCAGGCCAGCTTTCGGCAGTGGCTACAGCAAGATTTCTAA
- a CDS encoding glycoside hydrolase family 16 protein: MFFPLFPSPTSPNRVAATSLLAIGALLALNACSEKQDTPAPAPIAVTADAVVPEKLTGTAFGTSPAYNPGYEFGKAFDGSLTTFFDAAPGSGGYVGLELPAGQSKKVVQIRFASREWLGSRMVGGKFQGSSTSATSGYADLHTITSAPGNGWQTISVNNSNAYRWLRYVGPDGSHCNIAELEFYTEGTTTTPTPTDAVSGPPAGTGSWTKSFEDNFDSFDAGKWTKGWPCGNGNDALCTYGDPGVRQKTYYSPDNVYMADGKLHIRTERKAQGGQAFTSGAITTAGKTTSRFQQKYGYFEVRMKPASSPGNDPDFWAFPLSKQAVDANGNPGQYKELDFAEFGGRGGVVAMTSHMPFKPNQSFSKTGDWTSDFHTYGVLWEASKATLYIDGVEQGSITRDIVDEQGVLILSDEVDDDNGSWFGDNAGFTGPIVTQVDWVRVWRKN, encoded by the coding sequence ATGTTCTTCCCCCTTTTCCCCTCCCCTACTTCCCCCAATCGGGTTGCGGCCACGTCACTGCTGGCAATTGGTGCACTGCTGGCACTTAACGCGTGCTCCGAAAAGCAGGACACCCCGGCCCCCGCTCCCATTGCCGTAACTGCCGACGCCGTAGTACCCGAGAAGCTGACGGGCACGGCCTTCGGAACCAGCCCAGCCTATAATCCCGGCTACGAGTTCGGCAAAGCCTTCGATGGCAGCCTGACCACTTTCTTCGACGCGGCTCCGGGCAGCGGCGGCTACGTGGGCTTGGAGCTGCCCGCCGGCCAGTCTAAAAAAGTGGTACAGATTCGGTTTGCCTCGCGTGAGTGGCTGGGCAGCCGCATGGTAGGCGGTAAGTTTCAGGGCTCCTCAACTAGCGCCACCAGCGGCTACGCCGACCTACACACCATCACATCGGCCCCAGGCAATGGCTGGCAAACCATTAGCGTCAACAACAGCAACGCCTACCGCTGGCTGCGGTACGTTGGCCCGGATGGCTCCCACTGCAACATTGCCGAACTGGAGTTCTACACCGAAGGCACTACCACCACCCCGACTCCGACTGACGCGGTGAGCGGCCCCCCGGCCGGCACGGGCTCCTGGACCAAATCGTTTGAAGACAACTTCGACAGCTTTGATGCGGGCAAGTGGACGAAGGGCTGGCCTTGCGGCAACGGCAACGATGCCCTCTGCACCTACGGCGACCCTGGCGTCCGGCAAAAAACCTACTATTCGCCCGATAACGTGTACATGGCCGACGGCAAGCTCCACATCAGAACCGAGCGTAAAGCCCAGGGCGGGCAAGCCTTCACTTCGGGAGCAATAACCACGGCCGGCAAGACGACCAGCCGCTTTCAGCAGAAGTATGGCTACTTTGAGGTGCGCATGAAGCCAGCCTCCAGCCCCGGCAACGACCCCGATTTCTGGGCATTTCCGCTCAGCAAGCAAGCGGTAGATGCCAACGGGAATCCTGGGCAGTATAAAGAGCTGGACTTCGCCGAGTTTGGCGGCCGGGGCGGGGTGGTGGCCATGACCTCGCACATGCCTTTTAAACCTAACCAGAGCTTCAGCAAGACTGGCGACTGGACCAGCGACTTTCACACCTACGGCGTGCTGTGGGAAGCCAGCAAGGCCACGCTCTACATCGATGGCGTGGAGCAGGGCTCTATTACGCGGGACATTGTGGATGAGCAGGGCGTACT